Proteins encoded within one genomic window of Manduca sexta isolate Smith_Timp_Sample1 chromosome 18, JHU_Msex_v1.0, whole genome shotgun sequence:
- the LOC115448051 gene encoding octopamine receptor beta-3R, protein MQIRELDGNIALFPLCRLGYVMNKVIKLVEKNHLSDTPVVANIAGDVDDDDGSFRSEVEARGRGTEPAFLHELHSTLAPPAAPDHHWQHTIILILKGLVFTTIILGALFGNALVIISVHRHRKLRVLTNYYVVSLAVADMLVALCAMTFNASAEMTDAWLFGPLVCDIFNSLDVYFSSASILHLCCISVDRYYAIVRPLEYPVTMTHKTVCFMLANVWLWPAFISFVPIFMGWYTTEQHRQYRKENPDVCIFKVNIVYAIVSSSVSFWIPSIVMISMYCRIFREAIRQREALTRTSSNILLNSVHMKHTSHSAHHSHYLHPDRRPSDISPNYSTFTEVGPEETEFGEVVMALGDICPSKEASPRKSVNVSCDTASSGYCSGGSNKRSSSGQPPPGWRPSCSSAVATRDLAKAATELNTQGASIRAAGKSWRAEHKAARTLGIIVGAFLLCWLPFFLWYVTTNVCGEPCETPAVVVGVLFWIGYFNSALNPLIYAYFNRDFRDAFKNTLMCALPCCFSCWKDTGTAQFV, encoded by the exons ATGGCAGTTTTCGGAGCGAGGTAGAAGCGCGCGGGCGCGGTACGGAGCCAGCGTTTCTCCACGAGCTGCACTCAACGCTGGCACCGCCTGCCGCGCCCGACCACCACTGGCAGCACACCATTATCCTCATCCTCAAAGGCTTGGTCTTCACAACAATCATTCTCGGCGCATTATTCGGCAACGCGCTCGTCATTATCTCAGTCCACCGGCACAGAAAGCTTCGGGTACTCACCAATTACTACGTGGTCAGCCTCGCCGTTGCTGATATGCTTGTGGCACTCTGTGCGATGACCTTCAACGCTAGTGCTGAAATGACTGACGCCTGGCTCTTCGGCCCTTTAGTCTGTGATATCTTCAATTCTCTTGACGTCTACTTCTCAAGCGCTTCTATACTTCACCTTTGCTGCATATCAGTTGACAGATACTACGCTATAGTACGACCATTGGAGTATCCAGTAACAATGACACATAAAACAGTATGTTTCATGCTAGCCAATGTCTGGTTGTGGCCCGCTTTCATCAGTTTCGTGCCGATTTTTATGGGATGGTATACGACGGAGCAACATCGACAATACAGGAAAGAAAATCCTGACGTGTGCATCTTTAAAGTCAATATAGTTTATGCAATCGTGTCATCAAGCGTTTCGTTCTGGATACCGAGTATCGTCATGATATCAATGTACTGCAGGATATTTCGTGAAGCTATTCGACAAAGGGAAGCTCTGACCAGGACTTCTTCGAACATTCTTTTAAATTCTGTCCATATGAAGCACACGTCACACTCGGCGCATCATTCACATTACCTCCACCCGGACAGAAGGCCGTCCGACATCAGTCCAAATTACAGCACGTTCACAGAAGTTGGGCCCGAAGAAACAGAGTTTGGTGAAGTTGTGATGGCTTTAGGAGATATTTGTCCCAGTAAAGAAGCCAGTCCAAGAAAGTCGGTGAACGTGAGTTGTGACACAGCCAGTTCTGGATATTGTTCTGGAGGTTCCAATAAAAGGTCTTCGAGTGGGCAGCCGCCTCCAGGGTGGAGACCTAGTTGCTCATCAGCTGTGGCTACTAGGGATTTAGCAAAGGCTGCCACGGAGCTAAATACACAAG GTGCGTCGATACGCGCGGCGGGGAAGTCTTGGAGGGCGGAACATAAGGCCGCGCGCACGCTCGGCATCATCGTCGGCGCGTTTTTATTGTGTTGGCTGCCGTTTTTTCtttg GTATGTAACAACAAATGTGTGTGGCGAGCCATGTGAAACACCGGCAGTTGTCGTCGGCGTTTTGTTTTGGATAGGTTACTTCAACTCGGCGTTAAACCCGCTCATATACGCGTATTTTAACCGCGACTTTAGAGATGCGTTTAAAAACACGCTCATGTGTGCGCTGCCTTGCTGCTTCAGCTGTTGGAAGGACACAGGAACGGCGCAGTTCGTGTAG